Proteins found in one Hyla sarda isolate aHylSar1 chromosome 7, aHylSar1.hap1, whole genome shotgun sequence genomic segment:
- the LRRTM3 gene encoding leucine-rich repeat transmembrane neuronal protein 3 gives MGFNPYRLLRGSAVFLLLALLVFMAMLSSAERGCPTGCRCDGKMFYCESQKLQEIPSSISPGCVGLSLRYNSLYVLKYNQFKGLNQLTWLYVDHNHISSIDENAFNGIRRLKELVLSSNRISHLLNNTFRPVTNLRNLDLSYNTLQKLGPGQFKGLRKLQSLHLRSNLLRTIPVRIFQDCRNLELLDLGYNRIRSLARNVFTGMIRLKELHLEHNHFSKLNLALFPRLVSLQNLYLQWNRISLIGQTMSWTWTSLQRLDLSGNEIEAFSGPGVFQCVPNLQRLNLDSNKLTFIGQEILDSWGSLTDVGLAGNIWECSRNICSLVNWLKSFKGLRDNTIICASPKDLQGVNVIQAVKSYNICSKNVTESRELKTTGRNTTLKHKIARTKHESNHSMPPTVGVTGPGYDISGDTDSVSLHKIIAGTIALFLSVLVISLVIYVSWRRSPAGVRHLQQATLMKNHSQTKRSSLTQISLTPQEFYVDYKPTPNRETCESISSTAPCTFTKTGSRECEV, from the exons ATGG GTTTCAACCCTTATCGGTTATTAAGAGGATCAGCTGTATTCCTGCTTCTAGCCCTGCTGGTTTTCATGGCTATGCTCTCCTCTGCTGAACGTGGGTGCCCTACAGGATGTAGGTGTGATGGAAAAATGTTTTATTGCGAGTCTCAGAAGCTGCAGGAAATCCCGTCATCAATATCGCCTGGATGTGTTGGGTTATCTCTTCGCTATAACAGCCTGTATGTCCTGAAATATAATCAATTCAAAGGTCTTAATCAGCTCACTTGGCTGTACGTGGACCATAACCATATTAGCAGCATTGATGAGAATGCATTCAATGGGATCCGCCGGTTAAAGGAGCTTGTTCTGAGTTCTAACAGGATTTCTCATCTCCTAAATAACACCTTCAGACCTGTCACTAACCTGAGAAACCTAGATCTGTCCTACAATACCCTACAAAAACTTGGACCAGGCCAGTTTAAAGGCTTGAGGAAACTGCAGAGCTTACACCTGAGGTCGAATTTATTAAGAACCATTCCCGTTCGAATATTTCAAGATTGTAGAAATCTAGAACTTCTGGATCTAGGTTATAACAGAATCCGGAGTTTAGCCAGAAATGTTTTCACAGGTATGATCAGACTAAAGGAGCTGCATTTAGAGCACAACCACTTCTCCAAACTCAACCTGGCTCTTTTTCCAAGGTTGGTTAGTCTACAGAACCTTTACCTACAGTGGAACAGGATCAGTCTCATAGGACAAACCATGTCTTGGACTTGGACCTCATTACAACGACTTGACTTATCTGGCAATGAGATTGAGGCGTTCAGCGGCCCAGGTGTATTTCAGTGTGTCCCAAACCTTCAGAGGCTTAATCTGGATTCCAATAAATTGACCTTTATAGGCCAGGAAATCCTGGACAGCTGGGGATCCCTGACAGATGTAGGCCTGGCAGGGAACATCTGGGAATGTAGCCGAAATATCTGTTCCCTGGTCAACTGGCTAAAAAGTTTTAAAGGCTTACGAGACAATACCATTATTTGTGCCAGCCCAAAGGATCTGCAGGGGGTCAATGTCATCCAGGCAGTGAAAAGCTACAATATTTGCAGTAAAAATGTCACGGAAAGCAGGGAGCTGAAAACCACGGGGCGGAATACAACACTGAAACACAAAATAGCAAGAACTAAACATGAAAGTAACCATTCaatgcctccaactgttggaGTGACAGGACCTGGCTATGATATCAGTGGGGATACGGATAGTGTTTCTTTACATAAAATTATAGCCGGGACTATTGCACTGTTCCTGTCAGTATTAGTGATATCCTTAGTAATCTATGTGTCATGGAGAAGGTCTCCAGCAGGTGTAAGACATCTGCAGCAGGCGACTCTTATGAAAAATCACAGCCAAACAAAAAGATCATCTCTAACACAAATTAGCCTGACACCACAGGAATTTTATGTAGACTATAAGCCTACACCTAACAGAGAAACATGTGAATCCATAAGCAGCACTGCGCCCTGCACCTTTACCAAAACAGGTTCCAGGGAGTGTGAGGTATAA